One Enterococcus silesiacus genomic window carries:
- a CDS encoding 16S rRNA pseudouridine(516) synthase, with translation MRLDKLLEQEKIGSRRKVKALIRSKQVTVDGQIIMSESLNVDAALQDIFVGDKKIQQTTHVYYMLNKPNGVVTAVKDAQHQTVIDLISVNDQRVGLYPVGRLDRDTEGLLLLTDNGQLGYQLLLPHKKVSKRYEVIVNEPLTLLDCKAFSEGIVFLDGKKCKPAELVILSSEKNQSRAYLDITEGKFHQVKKMFLAVGKKVMYLKRLSMGPIQLDPTLSLGAYRPLNQAELQALLPYFTIHKKEKSVEHEI, from the coding sequence ATGCGTTTAGATAAATTATTGGAACAAGAAAAAATCGGCTCTAGAAGAAAAGTCAAAGCCTTAATCCGCAGTAAACAAGTGACAGTTGATGGACAGATCATTATGAGTGAGAGCTTAAATGTAGACGCAGCGTTACAAGATATTTTTGTTGGTGATAAAAAAATTCAGCAAACCACACATGTGTATTACATGCTGAATAAGCCTAATGGTGTTGTGACTGCCGTCAAAGATGCCCAGCACCAAACAGTGATCGATTTAATCAGTGTCAATGATCAAAGAGTAGGCTTATATCCTGTCGGTCGGTTGGACCGTGATACAGAAGGGTTGTTGCTGTTAACAGATAATGGTCAGTTAGGGTACCAATTACTATTACCGCATAAAAAAGTCTCAAAGCGCTATGAAGTCATTGTGAATGAACCGTTGACGTTGCTTGATTGTAAAGCATTCTCTGAAGGGATCGTTTTTTTAGACGGAAAAAAATGTAAGCCGGCAGAGCTGGTGATTCTATCATCAGAGAAAAATCAGAGTCGTGCCTATTTGGATATCACTGAAGGGAAATTTCATCAGGTCAAAAAAATGTTTTTAGCTGTAGGTAAAAAAGTGATGTACTTAAAACGTTTATCGATGGGTCCGATCCAGCTAGATCCAACACTTAGTTTAGGAGCATACCGTCCTTTAAACCAGGCAGAATTACAGGCATTATTGCCTTATTTTACTATCCATAAAAAAGAAAAGAGCGTGGAACATGAAATTTAA
- a CDS encoding GNAT family acetyltransferase, with protein sequence MTIRVIQPLQAPHYDLLLSADPNKQLVDDYIKRGLCFELIFNNTVAGILVLLPTRPETLEIVNIAVSESYQGQGLGEKLIQFALAYATNHSYKTVEIGTGSTSLGQLYLYQKCGFRMTSIDRDFFLRHYQDEIVENKLVLKDMVRLSIDI encoded by the coding sequence ATGACAATTAGAGTAATTCAGCCCCTTCAAGCACCTCACTATGACTTATTATTATCAGCTGATCCGAATAAACAGTTAGTAGACGATTACATAAAACGCGGCTTGTGTTTTGAACTTATTTTTAATAACACTGTAGCAGGTATTTTAGTCTTACTTCCTACGAGACCAGAAACACTGGAAATCGTCAATATCGCTGTATCTGAAAGTTACCAAGGACAAGGTCTTGGTGAAAAACTGATTCAGTTTGCCTTAGCTTACGCCACAAATCATTCTTATAAAACAGTAGAAATCGGCACCGGTAGCACTAGTTTGGGGCAGTTATATCTTTATCAAAAATGTGGATTTCGTATGACAAGCATCGATCGTGACTTTTTCCTTCGTCATTATCAAGACGAAATTGTCGAAAATAAGCTTGTATTGAAAGATATGGTTCGATTAAGCATCGATATATAA
- a CDS encoding HAD family hydrolase, which yields MKFKTLLFDVDDTLLDFQLTEKKALQALFQEEELTLTDEIEATYKKINIQLWREFEQGKTDKKTVTDTRFSLLFAQLNKNVDGKKMGEQYRYHLSQGHDLLGNSKEIIERLQPDYDLYIVTNGVAKTQYQRLNDSKMTTFFNDIFVSEEVGYQKPMKEYFDYVFERIPSFDREKTLIIGDSLASDIKGGNVANIETLWLNPSKQPATLDIQPTYEISRLDEIFNVLAP from the coding sequence ATGAAATTTAAAACGTTATTATTTGATGTCGACGATACATTATTAGATTTTCAATTAACAGAAAAAAAAGCCTTACAAGCACTTTTTCAAGAAGAAGAGCTAACTCTGACTGATGAAATAGAAGCAACTTATAAAAAAATCAACATTCAGTTGTGGCGTGAATTTGAGCAAGGAAAAACAGATAAAAAGACCGTGACCGATACTCGTTTTAGTCTGTTATTTGCTCAATTGAATAAAAATGTTGATGGGAAAAAAATGGGTGAGCAATATCGCTATCATTTAAGTCAAGGTCATGATTTATTAGGGAACAGTAAAGAAATTATCGAACGACTTCAACCGGATTATGACTTATATATTGTGACAAATGGTGTCGCTAAAACGCAATATCAGCGGTTAAATGATTCAAAAATGACCACGTTTTTCAACGACATTTTTGTTTCAGAAGAAGTAGGTTATCAAAAGCCGATGAAGGAATACTTTGATTATGTTTTTGAACGAATTCCTAGCTTTGATCGAGAAAAAACATTGATCATTGGAGATTCACTTGCTTCTGATATCAAAGGCGGTAACGTAGCGAATATTGAGACTCTTTGGTTGAATCCATCAAAACAACCAGCGACGCTTGATATTCAGCCTACTTATGAAATCAGTCGTTTAGATGAAATTTTTAATGTATTAGCACCATGA